A region of Silurus meridionalis isolate SWU-2019-XX chromosome 17, ASM1480568v1, whole genome shotgun sequence DNA encodes the following proteins:
- the rassf11 gene encoding ras association domain-containing protein 8 produces MEIKVSVDGVQRVVCGVTETTTCQEVVIALAQALGRTGRYTLRENFKGYVRHVSPDENLVESLGKYGQQAREVQLSLHHLGPSQVDWPNKPRVQLRRVEGGGRLCRGSTGAAFYRQSLPPLSQRHPVCPPEEAKRPKRKSLTLMEEAWSWLENLGRGRKQQSTRDKREKEENDGEKRRLDKLDKLIQGSTVLQGKDKNRTDNKKWKPREKDDETELSESVTESKTQKNKEALVVKKPVEVSEQEGAPDAMENLKKLIIQQQASLRGLKLKIASTDKQIFKLEMQRAESMSDEEEQLAFWINELKAEDGYEKVLQKQFLYLKDKAAECKNKLEEYKIKLQRIDVTNIKPQFQTKLEISDRTETDPIPGCPESVSEKEKIATDIPDGDSKEKMAIARVESKLPCILVTGEEMAEAQPSSPTELREWWSRWTEAQKSTSASTSKVVHRSEIIIHLRSTRV; encoded by the exons ATGGAGATTAAAGTGTCTGTTGATGGCGTCCAACGCGTTGTTTGCGGCGTTACCGAAACGACAACGTGTCAAGAAGTAGTAATCGCTTTAGCCCAAGCTCTGG GTCGTACGGGTCGCTACACTCTGAGAGAGAATTTCAAAGGCTATGTGCGCCACGTGAGCCCCGACGAAAACCTTGTCGAGTCCCTGGGGAAGTACGGCCAACAAGCCAGGGAGGTCCAGCTCTCCCTACACCACCTAGGACCCTCTCAAGTGGACTGGCCAAACAAGCCACGTGTTCAGTTAAGACGGGTCGAGGGAGGAGGAAGACTGTGCCGGGGTAGCACAGGAGCAGCCTTCTACCGCCAGAGCCTCCCTCCGCTCTCTCAACGACACCCCGTATGTCCCCCTGAAGAGGCGAAGAGGCCCAAGAGGAAATCATTAACTCTGATGGAGGAAGCATGGAGTTGGCTGGAGAATCTGGGAAGGGGAAGAAAGCAGCAATCAACACGAgataagagagaaaaagaagagaacgATGGAGAAAAACGACGACTAGATAAGCTAGATAAACTAATCCAAGGCTCCACAGTATTACAAGGGAAAGATAAAAATAGAACAGACAACAAAAAATGGAAGCCCAGAGAAAAGGATGACGAAACAGAGTTAAGTGAAAGTGTAACGGAaagtaaaacacaaaagaataaagaagCATTAGTCGTTAAAAAGCCGGTCGAGGTTTCAGAACAGGAAGGAGCCCCAGACGCAATGGAGAAcctgaaaaaattaataatccAACAACAGGCTAGTCTGAGAGGACTCAAGCTTAAAATAGCCTCCACTGACAAACAGATTTTTAAGCTTGAAATGCAGCGAGCAGAATCGATGTCTGACGAGGAAGAACAGCTCGCGTTTTGGATCAACGAGCTCAAGGCAGAAGACGGCTACGAGAAAGTCCTGCAGAAGCAGTTCCTGTATTTGAAAGACAAAGCAGCAGAGTGCAAAAATAAGTTAGAAGAGTATAAAATCAAGCTGCAGAGGATAGACGTCACAAACATAAAACCTCAGTTCCAAACGAAGCTTGAGATCTCTGATAGAACAGAGACAGATCCTATTCCAGGATGTCCGGAATcagtgagtgagaaagagaaaatagcCACCGATATCCCAGATGGAGACAGTAAGGAGAAGATGGCAATCGCTAGGGTGGAATCAAAACTCCCTTGCATTTTAGTTACTGGGGAAGAGATGGCAGAAGCCCAGCCAAGTAGTCCAACAGAGCTTAGGGAATGGTGGAGTCGATGGACCGAAGCTCAGAAATCCACCTCAGCATCGACATCGAAAGTTGTGCACCGCTCCGAAATTATAATCCACCTCCGAAGTACAAGAGTTTAA
- the csde1 gene encoding LOW QUALITY PROTEIN: cold shock domain-containing protein E1 (The sequence of the model RefSeq protein was modified relative to this genomic sequence to represent the inferred CDS: inserted 1 base in 1 codon) produces the protein MSAPIKMERAYTESAAPTVAASLPSTFSQPIPRSASVSCHTPRAAGGKKQKRTPLYQRSMSFDPSLLHSNGFANGTGVGLRETGVVEKLLSSYGFIQCSERQARLFFHCSQYNGNLQELKIGDDVEFEVSSDKRTGKPIAVKLVKIKAEVLPEERISGQVVSAIPNHLDGRSAPGQVPTGSVCYERNGEVFYLTYTPDDVEGNQQLETGDKVSFYMETNKHTGAVSAHNIMLVKKKPMRCQGVVCATKDAFGFIERADVVKEIFFHYSEFKGDLEALQAGDDVEFSIKDRNGKEVATDVRLLPPGTVIFEDISIEQFEGTVTKVIPKVPTKNQNDPLPGRICARINFTQKELLFGEKDSKSKVTLLEGDHVQFNISTDRRDKLERATNIDILPDTFXFTKETREMGVIAAMRDGFGFIKCVDRDARMFFHFSEVLEESPLHISDEVEFTVVPDMLSAQRNHAVRIKKLPKGTVSFHTQSEQHFLGVVDKEATAASNGKTNASPNKGKEKEAEEGVIVYEDCGVKLTVSYHIKDLEGGMLPQIGDKVEFVISEVKRTGQQSAVSIKVLNRTANTKRLLGYIATLKDNFGFIETANHDQEIFFHFSEMCGNMDNLDLGDTVEYTLSKGKGNKVSAEKVTRVPYVNGLGEDISSTVFSGKVIRPLRSVDPSQTEYQGLIEVTEEGSSKGQNYPFGIVSMTSKRDCLQKGEVVKFQLCTVPQTGQKMACNVVPQRRALVECVKDQFGFITYEVGESKKLFFHMKEVQDGLELQAGDEVEFSVILNQRTGKCSACNVRRVSEGPKAVATPRPDRLVNRLKSITLDDASAPRLVIIRQPRGPDNSKGFNVERKPRQAGVID, from the exons ATGAGTGCTCCAATAAAGATGGAGAGAGCATATACTGAATCAGCTGCCCCCACTGTTGCTGCTTCTCTCCCCTCCACCTTCAGCCAACCCATTCCCCGCTCTGCCTCAGTCTCTTGCCACACTCCTCGTGCGGCAGGGGGCAAAAAGCAGAAACGGACCCCGTTGTACCAGAGATCT ATGAGTTTCGACCCAAGCCTGCTGCATAGCAACGGCTTTGCTAACGGCACTGGAGTGGGCCTCCGGGAGACTGGTGTGGTGGAGAAGCTGCTTAGCTCCTATGGCTTTATCCAGTGCTCAGAGAGACAGGCTCGCCTGTTCTTCCACTGCTCCCAGTACAATGGCAATCTGCAGGAGCTCAAGATTGGAG ATGATGTTGAGTTTGAGGTGTCATCAGACAAGCGCACAGGCAAACCCATTGCTGTGAAGCTGGTAAAGATCAAGGCCGAAGTTCTGCCCGAAGAGCGAATCTCTGGGCAG GTCGTTTCGGCCATTCCTAATCACCTGGATGGAAGGTCTGCTCCTGGCCAGGTCCCCACCGGCAGCGTGTGCTATGAGAGAAACGGG GAAGTGTTCTATCTCACTTACACCCCTGATGATGTGGAGGGCAACCAACAATTGGAAACAGGTGATAAAGTCAGCTTCTACATGGAGACTAACAAGCA TACTGGAGCAGTCAGTGCCCATAACATTATGTTGGTAAAGAAGAAGCCAATGAGGTGCCAGGGTGTGGTGTGTGCCACCAAG GACGCCTTTGGATTTATTGAGCGAGCGGATGTAGTGAAAGAGATTTTCTTTCACTACAGTGAGTTCAAAGGTGATCTGGAGGCTCTGCAGGCTGGCGATGACGTGGAATTTTCTATTAAGGACCGAAAT gggaaagaggttgctACGGATGTTCGTCTGCTCCCTCCCGGCACGGTTATATTTGAAGATATCAGTATTGAACAGTTTGAGGGCACAGTTACCAAGGTTATCCCTAAAGTTCCCACCAAGAATCAG AACGACCCACTACCGGGGAGAATTTGTGCACGGATTAATTTCACCCAAAAGGAACTTCTGTTTGGGGAGAAAGACAGCAAATCCAAGGTGACACTTCTGGAAGGAGACCATGTCCAGTTCAACATTTCCACTGACCGTCGAGATAAGCTCGAGCGAGCTACAAACATTGATATACTGCCTGACACCT ATTTTACCAAGGAGACTCGTGAAATG GGTGTGATCGCTGCAATGCGTGATGGGTTTGGCTTCATTAAGTGTGTGGACCGTGATGCCCGCATGTTCTTCCACTTTAGTGAGGTTTTGGAGGAAAGCCCACTGCACATTTCAGACGAAGTGGAATTTACTGTCGTCCCT gacaTGCTGTCAGCCCAAAGGAACCACGCAGTGCGAATCAAGAAGCTGCCCAAGGGCACGGTGTCTTTCCACACACAGTCTGAACAGCACTTCCTTGGTGTTGTTGATAAGGAGGCTACTGCTGCCTCAAATGGCAAGACTAATGCCAGCCCCAACAAGGGTAAAGAGAAG gaAGCAGAGGAAGGCGTGATTGTATATGAAGACTGTGGAGTGAAGCTGACCGTCTCCTATCATATCAAAGATCTAGAGGGCGGTATGCTCCCGCAGATTGGAGACAAG GTGGAGTTTGTGATCAGCGAAGTAAAGCGCACAGGCCAGCAGAGTGCTGTCTCCATCAAAGTCTTAAACCGCACCGCTAACACCAAGAGGCTCCTGGGTTACATCGCGACACTTAAGGACAACTTTGGCTTTATCGAAACCGCCAATCATGACCAGGAAATCTTCTTTCACTTCAG TGAGATGTGTGGTAACATGGACAACCTGGACCTGGGGGATACGGTTGAATACACTCTGTCTAAGGGCAAAGGGAATAAAGTCAGTGCTGAGAAAGTTACCAGGGTACCTTATG tgaaTGGACTGGGTGAGGACATTAGCAGTACTGTGTTTTCGGGAAAAGTAATCCGGCCCCTGCGTAGTGTGGATCCCTCTCAAACTGAATACCAAGGACTTATTGAGGTAACCGAAGAAG GCTCCAGTAAAGGTCAGAATTATCCGTTTGGAATCGTTAGCATGACTAGTAAACGAGATTGCCTGCAGAAAGGAGAGGTGGTGAAGTTTCAGCTGTGTACCGTGCCCCAGACAGGCCAGAAAATGGCATGCAACGTTGTTCCACAGCGTAGAGCTCTGGTGGAATGCGTTAAAGACCAG TTTGGTTTTATCACATACGAGGTAGGCGAGAGTAAGAAGCTGTTCTTCCACATGAAAGAGGTGCAGGATGGCTTGGAGCTCCAGGCTGGAGATGAGGTGGAGTTCTCGGTTATCCTAAACCAGCGCACGGGGAAGTGCAGTGCCTGCAATGTCCGCAGAGTCAG TGAGGGACCTAAAGCAGTGGCAACACCTCGGCCTGACCGCCTGGTGAACCGGCTGAAGAGCATCACCCTGGACGATGCCAGCGCTCCACGTCTGGTGATCATTAGACAACCCCGGGGCCCTGATAATTCAAAG GGCTTTAATGTAGAGAGGAAACCTCGCCAGGCCGGCGTGATTGACTGA